The Thermoclostridium stercorarium subsp. stercorarium DSM 8532 genome contains a region encoding:
- a CDS encoding OmpA/MotB family protein: protein MARKKGNQEGLDFGGNWLTTYSDLVTNLLCFFVMLFSMSVIDAQKFETFSRSIRNTFIKSGSAGTILYHNMGKKILTVNFINPDDTGKKIVDNERYIQTAEGIILDDRERIREEKFEKAKEQLKQDISELGISNQVDLIEEKEYILIRLNEKVLFKPGSAEILEDGKNTLKTLGESLKALDGEIIVEGHTDTVPINTPLFPTNWELSTRRATNVVIYLVNEIGIAPSRLTAAGCGEYRPIADNNTAEGRSKNRRIEIKVMK, encoded by the coding sequence ATGGCTCGAAAAAAAGGAAATCAAGAGGGTTTGGACTTCGGCGGCAACTGGCTGACTACATACAGTGATTTGGTTACCAATCTCCTTTGTTTTTTTGTAATGCTCTTTTCAATGTCGGTAATTGATGCTCAAAAATTTGAAACTTTTTCGAGATCCATAAGAAATACGTTCATAAAATCAGGCAGCGCCGGAACTATTTTGTATCATAATATGGGGAAAAAGATACTTACAGTAAATTTTATAAATCCCGATGACACTGGTAAAAAAATAGTTGACAACGAGCGTTATATCCAGACTGCTGAGGGAATTATCCTGGACGACCGGGAGAGAATAAGGGAAGAGAAATTTGAAAAAGCCAAAGAGCAGCTGAAACAGGATATCTCCGAGTTGGGGATTTCAAATCAGGTGGATCTTATAGAAGAAAAGGAATATATCCTTATAAGACTGAACGAAAAGGTATTGTTTAAACCGGGAAGCGCAGAAATTCTTGAGGACGGCAAAAATACACTCAAAACCCTTGGAGAATCGCTGAAAGCTCTGGATGGCGAAATTATTGTAGAAGGGCATACCGACACCGTACCGATAAATACCCCGTTGTTTCCCACAAACTGGGAATTATCAACACGAAGGGCGACAAATGTGGTCATTTACCTGGTAAACGAGATAGGAATTGCCCCTTCAAGGTTAACGGCCGCAGGATGCGGGGAATACAGGCCGATAGCGGATAACAATACTGCGGAAGGCAGAAGTAAAAACCGGAGAATAGAGATTAAGGTAATGAAATAA
- a CDS encoding GNAT family N-acetyltransferase → MENCFVLRHAVVSDAAEIHVLLQEAFREYAEFIGVTQLEALNESIKDVEYEIKNNTVFVAIADGCIIGTIRVRISGDEAYISRLAVSKPHRNMGVGESLINLVDRFLQSKGVKKAILYTASNNPNLVRFYYGRGFYIDSVSHERGYPRARMIKEYRNIDTDEELCSCHNSQINSFR, encoded by the coding sequence TTGGAAAATTGCTTTGTTTTAAGGCATGCAGTGGTTTCTGATGCCGCTGAAATTCATGTCCTGTTACAGGAGGCTTTTAGGGAATACGCAGAATTTATAGGCGTAACCCAACTTGAGGCGTTAAATGAATCCATAAAGGACGTAGAATATGAAATAAAGAATAATACCGTATTTGTTGCAATCGCCGACGGTTGTATTATCGGAACAATACGTGTCCGGATATCGGGTGATGAAGCGTATATCAGCAGACTTGCCGTAAGCAAACCTCACCGCAACATGGGCGTGGGAGAATCCCTTATAAATCTCGTTGACAGGTTTCTTCAGTCAAAGGGTGTAAAAAAAGCAATCCTGTACACCGCCTCGAACAACCCTAACCTGGTTCGTTTTTATTACGGCAGGGGATTCTACATTGATTCGGTCAGTCATGAAAGAGGCTACCCGAGAGCCAGGATGATCAAGGAATACCGGAATATCGATACCGATGAGGAACTTTGCTCCTGCCATAACAGTCAGATAAACTCTTTTCGTTAA
- the argF gene encoding ornithine carbamoyltransferase: MKHLISLSDWTSEEIVEVLDLADRLKYENKNRIAHNHYLRGKTLGMIFSKSSTRTRVSFEVGIHQLGGYALYLNASDIQLGRGETIHDTARTLSRYLDGIMIRTYKQKDVEDLAAYGDIPVINGLTDELHPCQILADLMTIREKKGKLKGLKLCYVGDGNNVAHSLMIGCAKTGVDISVATPEEYTCMDKYVNIAKQIALETGSRVEILTNPKDAVKDADIVYTDTWVSMGMENEKEKRVKVFAPYQVNRELFSLAKPDAIFMHCLPAYRGYEVTEDVIDGPNSVVFDEAENRLHAQKAVMVKLMADYA; this comes from the coding sequence ATGAAACATTTAATAAGCTTAAGTGACTGGACTTCAGAAGAAATAGTTGAAGTGCTGGATTTGGCCGACAGGCTGAAATATGAAAACAAAAACCGGATTGCCCATAATCACTATCTGAGAGGTAAAACGCTGGGTATGATTTTCTCCAAGTCGTCAACCCGCACCCGTGTTTCCTTTGAAGTAGGAATACACCAGTTAGGCGGATACGCCCTGTATTTAAACGCTTCGGACATACAGCTCGGGCGGGGTGAAACAATTCACGATACCGCCAGAACACTGTCCCGTTATCTGGACGGCATTATGATCCGCACATATAAACAAAAAGACGTGGAAGACCTGGCGGCATACGGCGATATTCCAGTAATAAACGGGTTAACCGACGAGCTGCATCCATGTCAGATACTTGCCGATTTAATGACAATACGGGAAAAGAAGGGTAAGCTTAAAGGTCTTAAACTTTGCTATGTCGGCGACGGAAACAATGTGGCTCATTCGCTGATGATAGGCTGTGCGAAGACCGGGGTTGATATTTCAGTGGCAACACCTGAGGAATATACATGCATGGACAAGTATGTCAACATAGCAAAACAAATCGCATTGGAGACCGGAAGCAGGGTTGAAATACTTACTAATCCGAAGGACGCCGTTAAGGACGCTGACATCGTATATACCGATACATGGGTCAGTATGGGTATGGAAAACGAAAAAGAAAAACGCGTTAAAGTATTTGCTCCTTACCAGGTGAACAGGGAACTGTTTTCACTCGCAAAACCCGATGCAATATTCATGCACTGCCTTCCGGCATACAGGGGGTATGAAGTTACCGAAGATGTAATAGACGGCCCCAATTCCGTTGTATTCGACGAGGCCGAGAACCGTCTTCATGCACAAAAGGCGGTAATGGTGAAACTTATGGCTGATTACGCCTGA
- a CDS encoding motility protein A gives MDLATLIGLIIGIACILWGMYDGGNPSAFWSLSSLAVTFGGGLASTIIAFTLDDFRNLLKVLPKLFKRKEQSPYKLIQLLVELSQKARREGLLALESNQEEIEDEYLKKALELVVDGVEPEIIRDSMQLELDNMSIRHGKCISIFKTLAAEFPAWGMIGTLLGLINLLRSMDDPSQIGAAMSLALVTTFYGSILANMICVPVATKLQELSTEEIRIKEMIIEGVLSIQAGENPRIMEHRLKTFLSPEQREDYERMIAGGSSFQANRLQ, from the coding sequence ATGGATCTTGCAACACTGATAGGACTTATAATAGGAATCGCATGTATTCTTTGGGGTATGTACGACGGAGGAAACCCTTCGGCATTCTGGAGTTTAAGTTCACTGGCGGTTACTTTCGGTGGTGGACTTGCTTCTACCATCATTGCATTTACGCTGGATGATTTCAGGAATCTTTTAAAAGTTCTTCCCAAGCTTTTTAAAAGAAAGGAACAATCGCCGTATAAACTTATTCAGCTGCTTGTGGAATTATCCCAGAAAGCGAGAAGGGAAGGCTTACTGGCCCTGGAATCAAACCAGGAGGAAATTGAAGATGAATATTTGAAAAAAGCCCTTGAGCTTGTTGTGGACGGAGTCGAGCCTGAAATCATCCGTGATTCAATGCAGCTCGAGCTTGATAACATGAGCATCAGACACGGAAAGTGTATTTCAATTTTTAAGACACTGGCTGCTGAGTTCCCTGCATGGGGTATGATAGGAACTTTGCTCGGATTGATAAACCTTCTGAGGTCTATGGATGATCCTTCCCAGATCGGTGCGGCTATGTCTCTGGCGCTGGTAACCACTTTTTACGGAAGTATACTGGCAAACATGATTTGTGTTCCAGTAGCCACAAAATTACAGGAACTCAGCACTGAAGAAATAAGAATTAAGGAAATGATAATTGAAGGGGTTTTATCAATCCAGGCCGGTGAAAACCCGAGAATTATGGAACACAGGCTGAAGACATTCCTCTCGCCCGAACAGAGGGAAGATTATGAGAGAATGATAGCCGGAGGAAGTAGTTTTCAGGCAAACAGGCTTCAGTAA